The DNA segment GGTAAGCTGCGTTGCATGGGCTCGACGACGTTCCAAGAATACCAAAGTATTTTTGAAAAAGACCGTGCCTTAGCGCGTCGATTCCAAAAGGTGGATATCAACGAGCCTTCAGTTGCAGAAACCACCAAAATTTTACAAGGTCTTAAGTCAAAGTATGAAGAGCACCATAATGTGCGTTATACCTTGGCTGCACTGAGTGTTGCAGCAAGACTGTCTGACAAGCACATCAATGATAGACATCTACCCGATAAAGCCATTGACGTGATTGATGAAGCGGGTGCGCGTATGGCGATGCAGCCAGCGAGCAAACGTAAAAAGACCATTGGCCAATCAGAGATCGAAGCCATTATTGCTAAAATGGCACGTATTCCAGAGAAGTCTGTATCGAGCTCTGACAAGGATATGCTGAAAAACCTTGAGCGTAACCTTAAGATGGTGGTGTTTGGTCAAGACCTTGCCATTGAGGGGCTTAGCGCTGCAATTCGCTTGTCTCGAAGTGGACTCGGTGGTGAAAACAAACCTGTAGGTAGTTTCTTGTTTGCAGGTCCTACGGGTGTCGGTAAGACTGAGGTTACCAGCCAGTTAGCTAAGTGCTTAAGCCTTAATCTGGTTCGTTTTGATATGTCTGAATACATGGAAAGTCATACGGTGTCGCGCCTAATTGGTGCGCCTCCAGGCTATGTTGGTTATGACCAAGGTGGATTACTTACTGATGCGGTAATTAAGAATCCACACTGTGTGGTGCTGCTTGATGAGATCGAGAAAGCTCACCCAGATGTTTATAACTTACTGTTGCAGGTAATGGATCACGGTACCTTAACCGACAATAATGGCCGTAAGGCTGACTTTAGACACGTGACCTTAGTCATGACCACGAACGCTGGTGTACAAGAGACCATTCGTAAATCGATTGGTTTTAAGCAGCAAGATCATACTCAGGATGCACTATCGGAAATCAATAAGGTGTTCTCACCTGAGTTCCGTAACCGTTTAGATTCGATTATCTGGTTTAATCACTTAGATATGACGGTTATCGCCAAAGTAGTTGATAAGTTCTTAGTTGAACTGCAAGCGCAGCTTGATGATAAGTCAGTGACACTGGAAGTGAGTGATGAGGCTCGAACATTGCTTGCCGAGAAAGGTTATGACAAGTCCATGGGCGCACGTCCTATGGCCAGAGTCGTGACTGAACTGATTAAGCGACCATTAGCCGATGAGATCCTATTTGGTGAGCTTGAGAAGGGCGGTATTGCTCGTGTTGATACTAAGGGGGATGAGATCGTTATCACGACTGAATCGTTAGAGAAAGTAACGCATTAGCTTGATCGTGAGGGCCAATAAGCGGCATTAGCTTGTTGTTTATTGGCTCAGCTTAGGCTCCAAAGTGAGTTAACAGTAAATTTCAGACAACAAAAAGCCGGCATTGCCGGCTTTTTAATATATACGTTACATTGGCTAATAACTTAGCGTGAACGGAAGACGATGCGTCCTTTGCTCAAATCGTAAGGTGTCAGCTGAACCGTTACCTTGTCACCCGTTAGAATACGGATGTAGTTTTTACGCATTTTTCCTGAAATGTGTGCCGTTACGACATGACCATTTTCAAGTTCTACACGAAACATTGTATTCGGCAAGGTTTCAAGGATTGTGCCTTGCATTTCAATGTTGTCTTCTTTCGCCATTAATCAGTTATCCTGTTAGCCTTCAAATAATAAAAACGGGCGTATCATGCCGCAAATTCACGTTGCTGTAAAGCAAAGGTTGAGTATACACGCTATCTGTAGGCTAGTTATGGTTTAATTCACTGGTTTTTGATTGTAATCTCGGTTATCCATCCAGAATGAGTCAAGATCTGGTGTGGCCTATAATCGCGTTTATAGTTCATTTTTCTTGATTCATCAATTTGATAGCCTAGATATAAAAACTGCTTCTTCATCATTTTAGCAATTTGAGTCTGCAGCAAAATAAGCAGGCTGCCTAATGAACGCTTATGGTGTTCGGGGGCAAAGTAGCTATAAATGGCAGACAAACTGTGAGGTAGCACATCTGTAACGGCCACACCGATCAGTTCATCGCCTTGCCTCAGTTCGATAAACAGCGGCTGCATCCAATTGGCGGTAGCAAAGCTATCATATTGCTCTGGGCTTGCAGGATACATTGGGCCATCGTGGTGGCGAGTGTTAACGTAACGTTCGTACAGCTGATACTGCTGCTCAGTTTTATGATCAACAATCTTCCAGCTGAGATCTTGGTTATTTTTTAATGTTCTCTTTTGTCTCTTAGAGATTTGAAAGTCATCAATTGGCAATCTAATGGGTAAACAGGCGTTACATTGCGGGCATTGGGGTTTATAGATCATGCTGCCGCTACGGCGAAAACCAAGTGCGAGCAACTGCTC comes from the Shewanella halifaxensis HAW-EB4 genome and includes:
- the clpA gene encoding ATP-dependent Clp protease ATP-binding subunit ClpA; this encodes MLNKDLEVTLNLAFQQARDARHEYMTVEHLLLALIDNPAAQEALVACGANLEKLRDEVSSFIQQTTPIISDPEDEKETQPTLGFQRVLQRAVFHVQSSGRNEVNGANVLVAIFSEQESQAVYLLRTGDVTRLDVVNYISHGFSKNDIDTDSEPNRAEEQSEAEEERSILSQFTANLNELAKSGSIDPLIGRTEEIERSIQILCRRRKNNPLLVGEAGVGKTAIAEGLAYRIVKEEVPEVMSQATVYSLDLGALLAGTKYRGDFEKRFKGLLKELANDEHAILFIDEIHTIIGAGSASGGVMDASNLLKPLLSGGKLRCMGSTTFQEYQSIFEKDRALARRFQKVDINEPSVAETTKILQGLKSKYEEHHNVRYTLAALSVAARLSDKHINDRHLPDKAIDVIDEAGARMAMQPASKRKKTIGQSEIEAIIAKMARIPEKSVSSSDKDMLKNLERNLKMVVFGQDLAIEGLSAAIRLSRSGLGGENKPVGSFLFAGPTGVGKTEVTSQLAKCLSLNLVRFDMSEYMESHTVSRLIGAPPGYVGYDQGGLLTDAVIKNPHCVVLLDEIEKAHPDVYNLLLQVMDHGTLTDNNGRKADFRHVTLVMTTNAGVQETIRKSIGFKQQDHTQDALSEINKVFSPEFRNRLDSIIWFNHLDMTVIAKVVDKFLVELQAQLDDKSVTLEVSDEARTLLAEKGYDKSMGARPMARVVTELIKRPLADEILFGELEKGGIARVDTKGDEIVITTESLEKVTH
- the infA gene encoding translation initiation factor IF-1 produces the protein MAKEDNIEMQGTILETLPNTMFRVELENGHVVTAHISGKMRKNYIRILTGDKVTVQLTPYDLSKGRIVFRSR
- a CDS encoding arginyltransferase encodes the protein MSSKSRPVTVGRTKPFACSYLDGQQEQLMVLQEDVIDANLFEQLLALGFRRSGSMIYKPQCPQCNACLPIRLPIDDFQISKRQKRTLKNNQDLSWKIVDHKTEQQYQLYERYVNTRHHDGPMYPASPEQYDSFATANWMQPLFIELRQGDELIGVAVTDVLPHSLSAIYSYFAPEHHKRSLGSLLILLQTQIAKMMKKQFLYLGYQIDESRKMNYKRDYRPHQILTHSGWITEITIKNQ